In Sorghum bicolor cultivar BTx623 chromosome 10, Sorghum_bicolor_NCBIv3, whole genome shotgun sequence, one genomic interval encodes:
- the LOC8065736 gene encoding E3 ubiquitin-protein ligase NEURL3: MNVLLIAMVSFASQWFTCLMVAVVLLAMLYCFLKQLAGNADAAEQEEPIRRRQDETEPILPRKEVFFSYGATEEHQPECSASCPAPAEDPLSEKMCRICYDSPRSCFLIPCGHCFTCFTCARRIVEEESKACPICRRLIHRVRRLESP; the protein is encoded by the exons ATGAACGTCCTCCTGATTGCTATGGTCTCCTTTGCTTCCCAATGGTTCACATGCCTTATGGTAGCAG TGGTTTTACTAGCGATGCTATACTGCTTCCTGAAGCAACTAGCAGGAAATGCTGATGCAGCAGAGCAGGAGGAGCCAATTCGGCGGCGCCAAGATGAAACAGAACCGATTCTGCCAAGGAAAGAGGTGTTCTTCAGCTACGGAGCAACCGAAGAGCATCAGCCCGAGTGCAGTGCGTCGTGCCCTGCCCCTGCTGAAGACCCGCTCAGCGAGAAGATGTGCAGGATCTGCTATGACTCGCCCCGGAGCTGCTTCTTGATACCCTGCGGCCATTGCTTTACCTGCTTCACATGTGCAAggag GATTGTGGAAGAGGAAAGCAAGGCCTGCCCGATCTGTCGAAGGCTGATCCATAGAGTAAGAAGACTCGAGAGCCCTTAG
- the LOC8065737 gene encoding 16.0 kDa heat shock protein, peroxisomal, which produces MADFFFGSPFRRVFHARPFFPAVEWSSGAASAAMDWVETPASHVLRVNVPGLGRDDVKVQVEEGNVLTIRGAPPAAKQKGKEDEEEGTVWHVAERGKPEFARAVALPEKVRVDGIRAAVENGVLTVVVPKEAAPARPKPRPIAVSSKL; this is translated from the coding sequence ATGGCGGACTTCTTCTTCGGGAGCCCGTTCCGCCGCGTCTTCCACGCGCGCCCCTTCTTCCCCGCCGTCGAGTGGTCCTCCGGCGCGGCATCGGCGGCCATGGACTGGGTGGAGACCCCGGCCTCCCACGTGCTCCGCGTCAACGTGCCGGGCCTCGGCAGGGACGACGTCAAGGTCCAGGTCGAGGAGGGCAACGTGCTCACCATCAGAGGCGCCCCGCCCGCAGCCAAGCAGAAAGggaaggaggacgaggaggaagGGACGGTGTGGCACGTGGCGGAGCGCGGCAAGCCGGAGTTCGCGCGGGCCGTGGCGCTGCCGGAGAAGGTGCGGGTGGACGGGATCAGGGCCGCCGTGGAGAACGGGGTGCTCACCGTCGTGGTGCCCAAGGAGGCCGCACCGGCCCGGCCCAAGCCCAGGCCCATCGCCGTCTCCAGCAAACTCTGA
- the LOC8061512 gene encoding cysteine-rich repeat secretory protein 12, which produces MSKLAVLVPAVVAVIVLCACTTPARGGDDYTAFVYAGCSQGRYDPGSQYAADVDTALSSLVNSAGFTAYGNYTSPPPSSSTGQLAGVYQCRSDLPAAVCGVCVKSAVSKLSSLCNTAAGAAVQLRACFVRYGNDSFLGKQDTTVLFKKCGGDSGGGDTGVVAMRDAALGALVAAAAAPADEGSYRAGAAGYVQAMSQCVGDLGAKACTDCVSAASSQLKAGCGYASAGEVYLGKCYARFWSNNAAGGSGGGVPVVGGGGAGTGGGGNVIGGGGGVGGAAGNGYAYGGFVPNTYGQHDESGKTLAIIIGLVAAVAIVIVFLSFLRRAGGVGGKS; this is translated from the exons ATGTCGAAGCTTGCTGTGCTAGTCCCCGCCGTGGTTGCGGTGATCGTGCTGTGCGCGTGCACGACGCCGGCGCGCGGCGGCGACGACTACACGGCGTTCGTGTACGCCGGGTGCTCGCAGGGGCGGTACGACCCCGGTTCGCAGTACGCCGCGGACGTGGACACCGCGCTCTCCTCCCTCGTGAACAGCGCAGGCTTCACCGCCTACGGCAACTacacctcgccgccgccgtcttcgTCGACGGGCCAGCTGGCCGGCGTGTACCAGTGCCGCTCCGACCTCCCCGCCGCGGTGTGCGGCGTCTGCGTGAAGTCGGCCGTGTCCAAGCTCTCCTCGCTCTGCAACACGGCGGCGGGCGCCGCCGTGCAGCTGCGCGCCTGCTTCGTCCGGTACGGGAACGACTCGTTCCTGGGGAAGCAGGACACGACGGTGCTGTTCAAGAAGTGCGGCGGCGACAGCGGCGGCGGGGACACGGGCGTGGTGGCCATGCGCGACGCGGCGCTGGGCGCGCTcgtggccgccgccgcggcgcccgCCGACGAAGGATCGTACCGCGCCGGGGCGGCCGGGTACGTGCAGGCCATGTCGCAGTGCGTCGGGGACCTCGGCGCCAAGGCCTGCACCGACTGCGTCTCGGCGGCGTCCTCGCAGCTCAAGGCCGGCTGCGGCTACGCCTCCGCCGGGGAGGTGTACCTCGGCAAGTGCTACGCGCGCTTCTGGTCCAATAATGccgccggcggcagcggcggaggAGTACCGGTCGTCGGAGGTGGTGGCGCCggtaccggcggcggcggcaatgtcatcggtggcggcggcggcgtgggagGAGCAGCAGGCAATGGATACGCATACGGTGGATTCGTGCCAAACACGTACGGACAGCACG atgaatctgggaaaACCCTTGCCATCATCATCGGCTTGGTGGCGGCGGTCGCCATTGTTATCGTCTTCCTCTCCTTCCTCCGTAGGGCTGGCGGTGTCGGCG GGAAAAGCTAA